GCCGACAAACTCCCAAATTTCGCTCTTCACTAAAGAAGTTTTTTGCTTTTCAAGATGTCTTCCACGATTTCGCGAGCGACTTTTCCCGACGCATTCTCGCCTTGAATCATGCAAGTAAATGCGTAAGTTTTTCTCTCAACTTCAACATACCCGACAAACCAACCCAAATTGAATGCGCCTCTTGCTTGATTGAAGCCTGAACCTGTTTTTCCATAAAATGCGCCGCGTTCCGTCTTGCGAATCAGCATGATCTTTTTAAGCGCGGATTGTGCTTTTTCAGAAAAGGGAAGCTGATTGGTGAGAAGCGCATGAATTAGTCGAACTTGCTCGAGCGGTGAAATTAAAATGGTTTTGCTGCCTTGTCTCGGAAGCCAAAACACGTCGATGCCGGCGGAAATGTCGCCATCACCGTAATGTATTTTGTTGAGCCAAGTTTGCATGTGCTTCTCGCCGATTTTCCGAGCCAGCGCTTGAAATGCCGGCACGCAAGAAACCTGAAATGCCTCTTTTAGCGTCAAATCTTTGTTCCAATCTGCAATGAAGCGTTTTTCCCCGTCCCATTTGTAAAAAGGCTCGTTCGGTGAGGAAATCAACCCAAGCTGAAGTCCGATAAGCGTATTCCAAATCTTGAAAGTTGAACAGGGCGCAAGCTTTTCCGCTGATGCGGCAGGGTTGAAATCGTTGATTTGCCCTGACTCGCAGTCCATCAAAATGAGCGTGCCTTTTCGGCCATCCAGCGCATGTTGAACAAGACTGTCTGGAACAGGAAAAACTTGTCCGAACGCAGCCGTTGCGAGCATAAGCAAAAGTGAGAGAAAGCAAGCGTGTTTCATCTTTTTTGGCAGTTAGGATTAAGCAAAAATCGACTCTATTTAGTTTGCAAAATAATGTTTTTCAAAGACGCAGCCTTTTTGAATAGCGCTGTAAAAATAATTTATTTTAAAAATAAGTTTATAATTTCAAGGAGTTAAATTTTTTATCTTTTTGTAACATCTTTCGATGCCTCGCGTGTAAAAGCTGTTTTTTATTGAATCGGGGTTTGCTCAAAAGCGCCGAACCGACTTGCACGCACCAAAAAATCCAGCCAAAAATGCTTGCAACTTTCCCCCGTCGCGCAGCGGGCAGCCGCCTGGTAAAAAAGCATCCTTTACTATTATTTTAATCCAACTTTTTATCTCATGAGCGAAAAAAGCAGTAAGCCTAAGGGAGGCCGATTGACGAAAAACGGACAGCCTCCAAAATCTCCGATGATTCACAAAGACCACTTTGAGGCGCAGGTTCACCCGGACTGGTGGCGCCATATTTTTACATCTCTCTATTTGAAAACCGATGGCGATGTGGTAAATGATCCAGGCATTACCGGCAAAGAGGTCTCGCTCATTTTGGATACACTCAAAGTGCAACCCGACGCGCACGTCTTAGATCTTTGCTGCGGTCAAGGCCGCCATTCGCTCGAGATCGCGCGGCGCGGCTTCAAAAATATCGATGGGCTGGATCGTTCACATTACTTGATTCAGCGTGCCAAATCGCAGGGCAAAAAAGAGGCGCTTCCCGTCCGATTCAAGGAAGGCGATGCAAGAAAATTGCCGTATCCGTCCGATTCATTTGATGTGGTTACCATTTTGGGCAACAGTTTCGGCTATTTCGAGAGCGTGCAAGACGACATGCGCGTGCTGAAGGAAGTCGCGCGGGTGCTGAAACCTTGGGGAAAATTGCTCATCGATGTCACCGACGGCGATTATTTGCGCGAGCATTTCGAGCCGCGCTCGTGGGAATGGATGGATGAAAAGCATTTTGTTTGCCGCGAGCGTTCGCTTTCGCTCGATGGGCAACGGCTCATTTCGCGCGAACTGATCAATCACACGCAAAAAGGCCTTATCGCCGATCATTTTTATGCCGAACGGCTTTATTCCAAAGAAAGCCTCACGAACCTCTTGAAGCACGCCGGCTTTTCCGATACGATGTTTCATGCGGAGGTCTCGCCGGAATCGCAGCGCAATCAGGATTTGGGCATGATGCAGCGCCGCTTCATTTTGACCACAACCATTAAAAAACAGTGGGCTGCTCAAAAAAAGAAGAAAGAACAGACGAAAGAAGTGGTGGTGATCATGGGCGACCCCTCGAAGCCCGACGCGCTCAAGCCGCTTTGTATTTTTGACGACGACGATTTTTACACCATCGACCAGCTAAAAAACGCCTTGCGGCAGATTGATCGCTATAAGATCACCTATTTGAACAATCACAACACGCTCATCCACGATTTGGCCAGAATAAAGCCAAAAGTGGATTTTGTGTTTAACCTTTGCGACGAGGGTTTCAACAACGACCCGCGCAAGGAGTTGCACATTCCGTCGCTGCTTGAAATCATGGGCTTTCGCTACACGGGTTCCGGGCCGCAGTGCTTGGCGTATTGCTACGACAAGTCGCTTGTGCGCGGCATTGCCAAAGAGATGGGCATCGCCGTGCCGGAAGCCTTTTTTATTAGGCCGGAGGAAACTTCGTTTGAACTGCCGTTCAACTTTCCCGTGATTGCCAAGCCGAACTTCGGCGATTCCAGCTTTGGCATCACCACGCGCAGCGTTTCTTACACGATCGAGGAACTCGTGAATGCCATTTCGGAAATTCGCAGCAAAATCGGTTATGAAAAGCCGATTTTGGTTGAGGAATTTCTCACTGGAAAGGATTTGAGCTTGGGCATTATCGGCAACGCGCCGGAATCTTACATGGTGCTGCCGATTATTGAGGAGGATTATTCCGGCCTGCCGGAGTCGCTGCCGAAAATTTGCGGCTACGAGGCCAAATGGCTGCCCGACTCGCCTTACGCGACCGTGAAATCTATTCCGGCGCAAATTTCGGAGGAAACCAAGAAGCTGCTGGAAGAATGGTGCGTGATGCTCTTCGAGCGCTTAGAATGCCGCGATTATTGCCGATTTGATTGGCGACTCGACGCAAACGGCAATCCGAAATTGCTTGAGGTGAATCCGAACCCGGGCTGGTGCTGGGATGGACATTTGGCGAAAATGTCGGCGTTCTCGGAAATAGATTATCCGAAAATGATAGAAACCATTTTAGCTGAAGCCGAAAAACGCTTTTCGCGCGAAACAGAAATGGTGGTGGAAAAACCGCTTGCGCCAGCAGGGGTTTCATAAGCCGGAACAGATTTTAGCATGAGGACCGCAGGCTTTCAGGAAAAGTGAAGGTCTGCGTGTTTTTTATCGCATTTTTAGGATGAGTGGAAATCATAATATCATTTTCGCTCTGAGCGGAGACGAATGGTGCAAAAGTCCCGCTGCCCGATGGTGGAAAAGAATCGCGCCATACTGAGCCTTTTGGCGACGCATCCACGCGCCCGGTCGGATGCGTCACATTCGTATTTGTCATTTTGAAGTAAAAGCATAAGTCAATGAACCCTGTTGTTTATACCGTACTTCTTTTAATCTGCAGCAATATTTTCATGACCTTCGCGTGGTATGCGCATCTCAAAGAACTGAGCGGGCAGCTTTGGTTTGTTGCGGCGTTTGTCAGTTGGGGCGTGGCGTTGTTTGAATACTTGTTGCAAGTTCCGGCCAATCGAATTGGTTATACGGTATTGTCGGTTGGTGAATTGAAGATTATTCAGGAGGTGATTTCCTTAAGCGTGTTCGTGCCGTTTTCGGCGTACTACTTGAAAGAACCGATGAAATTGGATTATCTGTGGGCAGGGTTGTGTCTGGTTGGGGCGGTGTACTTTATGTTTCGAAGCAAGCTTCCATAAAAACGGGGTTAATTTTGGTGATTTTCTCACGAGCCGTGAGTGCAAAAGGTATAAAAATGAAAAAGGGGCATCCCCCTTTTTCATTGTAGCTTGTTACAATCAAAGCACTTCATCAAGATATCGCGCGCTTTTTAATGTGCGCTTTCATGCTGGTCATTGGCGCTTTCGTTATGATCGCCAGTCTGATTCGTGTCTGTTTGCGGCATGTGTCGGATTTCAGTGTGTCGGATCTGCCCGCCCAAATTGCCCACTTTGCTAAAAGCGCCAAAGGTAATTAGCGTAATCAAAAGCGTCGTAATAGAGAGCGCATAAGCCAGGTTATTTTTTTTGAGCAAAGTTATAAAGCTGGCCAGCGAAAGTCCTCCCATCAAAGCGCTCAGCCAAAGGGTTTTTTCTGCCAGTTCTTTGTGCTCTTTAATAATTTGGCGATCGAGCTCCCCAACAAAAGGCGCAAAAGCATCAGCCGCGCCTGATCCCGAAATAAGCACAGGAACGGTTGCTAAAGCGATCAGAATAATCAATACAAACGAAGCCTGCTTAATAGCGTCTTGTTTTGAAAATATGCCATAAGCTAAAAATGCTGATCCGATGAGTGTTCCAAAAATTGGAAAGTGGGTTATCATTAAATGAATATGTGTTAAATCCATAGTTGTTAAAAATTGGGTTAGAAAAATACTCAGTAATTGAATCGGTCAATCAGGGATTGCCAAGTGCGGTGGCGGTGCGCGAAATCTGAAAGATATTTTCTGAAGCGTCGTTACGAAGTCAATTTCAATGATAGAAAACAGCTCTATTGCTTGAGATGAATAACGAAGGGTTTGCATGAAATGTATTTCTGCGTCTTGAAGTGTATTTGGGTGGGGCGGATTAAAAAATGCTGTGGTTTGCTGATGGCTAATATGGTGGACGGCGTTAGCCATTTCACCATAATCGAGCCGATACATGATGGAATGGAGATACATTATTACAACCACTTCTATCAGGAAGAGCAGGTATATGATCATGTGTCGTTTTGATTATGAGCCCAAATTTTAATAGAAAATCCATTGTTTTGAAGCCAAATAAACAACTGAAATGATTCCCTTACATTGTCGCTAAATAAATTAAATCATGAACATAGTTTTTCTATATGACAATATGTTGACAGTAATTTAATGTTGTAACACAAAATTAACAACAATAAAATTACTTTTAAAGTATTAGTAATGTTGAATTATATAATTTAATATGGCAACTGTTTTTTGTATTGCCTATGAAGGTGATAAAGCCATCATCAAAAAACACATCTGCGGCGCGACCTCATAGATTGCCACAAATTTCCCCTGCTGCATTCCGTTTGAAAATCCGTATTATGCTTGATTTCGTGTTGTGAATTTCTCTTGCTTGCAAGCCTTATGAATACCAGAAAGTTTGTCCTTTACGACGATTCGGATGACGGCGGGAAGGACTCGCCCGCGCACGGCGCTTCTCTTGAAAAATATCAATCGGAATTAAATTCCGCGCAGTTCGAGGCCGTGACGACCACCGACGGCGCGTTGCTGGTCGTGGCCGGAGCGGGGACGGGGAAAACGAAAACTTTGACTTATCGCGTCGGTTATTTGATTGAATCCGGTGTGCCGGCGTCGGATATTTTGCTGCTTACTTTCACGCGCCGCGCTGCTCAGGAAATGCTTGCTCGCGCCGCCGCGATTTGCGATTCGCGTTGCAGCCAAATTCAAGGCGGCACATTCCACGCTTTCGCGCATAAATTGCTTCGCTTGCACGCCTCGCAAATCGGCCTTGCCGAAAATTTTACCGTGCTTGACCAAGCCGACGCCGAAGAAACGCTGGACATCGTTCGCACCGCGCTCGGGTTTAACAAAAAAGAAAAACGCTTTCCGAAAAAACGCACACTTGCGACCGTTATCAGCACTTCAAGAAATAAGCAACTCCCGATTGAATTGGTCGTGGAGGCGCAATACCCGCATTTTCTTTCGTTCGCCGAAGAGATTGAATTTCTTGCGAAAAAATATCGCGAATACAAACGCGCCAACGCCTTGCTCGATTTTGACGATTTGCTTACCGAGCTTCGCGACCTTTTCCTGAATTTTCCCGAATTGGGACATCAAATTTCCTCGTCCTTGCGCTATGTCATGGTGGATGAATATCAGGATACGAACTTGGTGCAGGCCGAACTCGTCGCGCATTTTTCCGCCGTGCATAAAAATGTGATGGCCGTCGGCGACGACGCGCAATCGATTTATGCGTTTCGCGGCGCGAATTATCGCAATATTTTGGACTTTCCGAATCAATTTCCCGAATGCAAATTGATTAAGCTCGAGGAAAATTATCGCAGCACGCCCGAGATTTTGAGCCTTACAAATTTTGTCATCAATCGCGCAAAGGAAAAATTTACCAAAACGCTGTTTTCGCGCAAGCCCGAAGGTGAACTGCCTGCCATTGTGTCCGCGCCGGACGAGCGATTCCAGACGCGCTTCATTGCGCAGCGGATTTTGGAACTTCGCGAAGAGGGCGTGCCGCTTCGTGAAATCGCGGTTCTCATGCGCAACGGTCGCGACTCTTACGCGCTCGAGCTTGAACTTCGCAAGCGAAATATTCCATTCGTCAAATTCGGCGGCCAAAAGGTGGTGGAAGCCGCGCACATCAAGGATTTTCTGGCTTATCTAAAACTCATTTACAACCCGCGCGATGTCATCAGTTGGAATCGCGTGTTGCAGCTTTTGGAGGGCGTCGGCCCGAAAACCGCCAAGCAGGTGATTGAATGGGTGAAGGACTCGGGTTCGCCGTATGAAATCGGCGGGGTGAAAATGTCGGCGAAATATGCGGCGTCGCTGAAAAATTTGGGCGATTTGCTCGGCTCGCTCTCGTCCGGCAAAAAATCGCTCGGCGAAACCGCCGCCGCCGTGATGAATTATTATCTGCCGCTCATGCACGAAAAATATTACGAGGATTTTCCCAAGCGCGAAAAGGATTTGGAGAATTTCCTAAACATCATCGCCAACTATCAAAATCTTGAAACGCTGCTGGCCGAACTGGCGCTCGACCCGATCGAACTCACCGCCATCGAAACCGAACCGGCCAAGCCCGACGAGCAGCCGATGACGCTTTCCACCATTCATTCGGCGAAAGGTTTGGAGTGGCGAACGGTTTTTCTCATCAACATGCTGGACGGCGTGTTGCCCTCAAAATACGCGGTGGACGACGCGGCGTCGCTGGACGAAGAACTTCGCCTGCTCTATGTCGCCATGACGCGGGCGAAAAGTTTGCTTTATGTTTGCTATCCGATTGTTTGCACGCAGCGCGGCTTTGAAGATTACATGTCGAACCCGTCGCGCTTTTTGCAAAAATTGCCGGACGCGCTTTACGAGCGAATTTTGCTGGTTCAAGAAAAGCGCAAAAGCCCGCCGCAGCTTTCCGGAAAAGCAAAACCGCAGCTTCAGAAAAAAGCATCGGGCGGGAAAAATGAAAATTTTAATGACGATAATTTGCCGTTTTAACTTTTGATTTATAGCTTATCTCTTTGTGGGTTTGCGGTTAGGCATGTAAATAATTATGTCATGCCGAACGGCGTGACACATTCGCTCATGAGCCGAATGGATTCTTCGCCAAGAGGCTCAGAATGACAGAATTTTTTGTCAATGACTGTGAAGAAGAAGGCTTCAGAGTTGTCATGCCGAACGGCGTGACACATTCGCTCATGAGCCGAATGGATTCTTCGCCAAGAGGCTCAGAATGACAGAATTTTTTGTCAATGACTGTGAAGAAGAAGGCTTCAGAGTTGTCATGCTGAACGGAGTGAAGCATCCATTCGTCCGGTTCACTCAGGATTCTTCGGCTAAGAAGGCTCAGAATGGCAGAGGGTTTGCCTGAATGGCAATCCCGAGCGTTGAGCGGAGCCGAAACGCTCGGGTTCTGTGGCCTTCGTCTCCGCTCAGTGCGACACAGGAAAGCTGTCAGTGCGACACAGGAAAGTTGTCATTCACAAATTGATTTTTTTTCCAAAACGGAAAAATGATTTACTCAAAGACAGGCACGGGTTTTAAATCGGATTTTTTTAACTGAACACTAATTGGCAATGGCCATATCATCAGAAGAGCTTTTAGCAATATTCAAATCGACGGAAGCCCTGCTTGATGGGCATTTTTTACTGACTTCGGGCAAGCATAGCCCGAACTATTTTCAATGCGCCAAAGTGCTGCAATATCCCGAGCATTTGCAACGGCTTTGCGGCGAATTAGCGAATTTTTTTAGAGATAAAAAAGTGGATGCGGTGATTTCGCCCGCGCTTGGTGGCGTCGTTGTCGGTACGGAAGTCGGGCGTCAGCTTGGCGTGCGCACACTTTTTGCCGAACGAAAAGATGGCGAAATGACCTTGCGTCGTGGATTTGAAATTCGCCCGGGCGAACGGTTTTTGGTTGTGGAAGATGTGATTACCACAGGCGGTTCAATCAAAGAGGTGATCGCCCTTTTAACAGAAGCCGGCGCTGAAGTGGCCGGTGCGGGAAGCATTGTGGATAGAAGCAATGGAAAAGCGAAAATTGCCGATGTGCAATTTTCCTTGCTGCAAATGGAAGTCGTGATGTATGAGCCGGACGATTGTCCGCTTTGCAAACAGGGCTTGCCGCTTGTCAAACCAGGCAGCCGCACGGGAACGTCGCCAAAGGCTTCTTAAAAGCTGGGATTTTAAAAATGACAAAGGAACAGATAAAAAGTATTTCCATTATTGGGTTGGGATTGATTGGCACTTCGCTCGCGCGGGCCTGGCAAGCTGCGTTTGAGGCCGAAGGGCGCAAGCTGTTTATTTCGGGATACGACAACAACTTTGCCAACAAGGACAAAAAGGAAATTTTAAATTACGGGCTAAATCGTTTCGAGTCCGATTTTCAATACCTTTGCGCAGTGGATTTGGTGGTGCTTGCTGCGCCGGTTCAGGAAAACATCAAAACGCTGCGAAAAATCAAACGCTTTTTGAAGCCAAAAACACTCGTGGTGGATGCCTCAAGCACCAAGCAGGCGATTATGGATGTCGCCAAAGAACTTGATGTTCGCTTTGTGGGAATGCACCCAATTGCGGGAAGCGAGTTGCGTGGTTATCAAAACAGCAATCCTGATTTATTTCGCGGCAAGCCGGTTGCAATTTGCGCCGATGAGAAACTGCTCAAGCAAGCAAAAGTAAAGGATTTTCAAGCGCTGATGGAACTCATTGGCGCCGAGCCATTTGTGGTGGATGCGGCCTCGCACGACAAGATTTTTGCCAAAATCAGCCATTTGCCGCAGCTGCTTTCCACGGCGATCGTCAATTATTGTGCCGAAGATTTGGACAAGGCGGGCACAGGCCTTCAGGACATGGCGCGTTTATCGGGTAGCGCATGGCTCGTTTGGCAAGACATTTTCGCGACCAACCAAACAGAAATTGCCGATGTTTTGGCGGCGTTTTCCCAAAAGCTTCAATCCCTTTCCAATGACATTCGCGCCGGGAATTATGAAGCTATTGAGCAGGAATTTCAATCTGGAAATGAGAATTACCAAAAGCTACAAAAGCGCACACAGCAATGAAGTTTGGCATCGTTGTAAATACAAATAGGCCGCGAGCCATTGCGGCAGGAAAAGAGTTGATTAGCTGGATGCGCAAAGAGCAGATCGATTTTGTGCTGGATGCAAATTCCGCTGAAAATTTAAAAGAATCGCCTTCCGTTGAAATGGAAAATATGCACGAGCAAGCTGATTTTTTTGTCTCGCTTGGCGGCGACGGAACACTGCTCGGTGTTTCGCATTTTTCCAACACCAAACCCATTATCGGCATCAATTTGGGGCGGCTGGGTTTTTTGGCCGAGTTT
Above is a window of Chloroherpeton thalassium ATCC 35110 DNA encoding:
- a CDS encoding DMT family protein, producing MNPVVYTVLLLICSNIFMTFAWYAHLKELSGQLWFVAAFVSWGVALFEYLLQVPANRIGYTVLSVGELKIIQEVISLSVFVPFSAYYLKEPMKLDYLWAGLCLVGAVYFMFRSKLP
- a CDS encoding prephenate dehydrogenase: MTKEQIKSISIIGLGLIGTSLARAWQAAFEAEGRKLFISGYDNNFANKDKKEILNYGLNRFESDFQYLCAVDLVVLAAPVQENIKTLRKIKRFLKPKTLVVDASSTKQAIMDVAKELDVRFVGMHPIAGSELRGYQNSNPDLFRGKPVAICADEKLLKQAKVKDFQALMELIGAEPFVVDAASHDKIFAKISHLPQLLSTAIVNYCAEDLDKAGTGLQDMARLSGSAWLVWQDIFATNQTEIADVLAAFSQKLQSLSNDIRAGNYEAIEQEFQSGNENYQKLQKRTQQ
- a CDS encoding ATP-dependent helicase, with translation MNTRKFVLYDDSDDGGKDSPAHGASLEKYQSELNSAQFEAVTTTDGALLVVAGAGTGKTKTLTYRVGYLIESGVPASDILLLTFTRRAAQEMLARAAAICDSRCSQIQGGTFHAFAHKLLRLHASQIGLAENFTVLDQADAEETLDIVRTALGFNKKEKRFPKKRTLATVISTSRNKQLPIELVVEAQYPHFLSFAEEIEFLAKKYREYKRANALLDFDDLLTELRDLFLNFPELGHQISSSLRYVMVDEYQDTNLVQAELVAHFSAVHKNVMAVGDDAQSIYAFRGANYRNILDFPNQFPECKLIKLEENYRSTPEILSLTNFVINRAKEKFTKTLFSRKPEGELPAIVSAPDERFQTRFIAQRILELREEGVPLREIAVLMRNGRDSYALELELRKRNIPFVKFGGQKVVEAAHIKDFLAYLKLIYNPRDVISWNRVLQLLEGVGPKTAKQVIEWVKDSGSPYEIGGVKMSAKYAASLKNLGDLLGSLSSGKKSLGETAAAVMNYYLPLMHEKYYEDFPKREKDLENFLNIIANYQNLETLLAELALDPIELTAIETEPAKPDEQPMTLSTIHSAKGLEWRTVFLINMLDGVLPSKYAVDDAASLDEELRLLYVAMTRAKSLLYVCYPIVCTQRGFEDYMSNPSRFLQKLPDALYERILLVQEKRKSPPQLSGKAKPQLQKKASGGKNENFNDDNLPF
- a CDS encoding class D beta-lactamase, coding for MLATAAFGQVFPVPDSLVQHALDGRKGTLILMDCESGQINDFNPAASAEKLAPCSTFKIWNTLIGLQLGLISSPNEPFYKWDGEKRFIADWNKDLTLKEAFQVSCVPAFQALARKIGEKHMQTWLNKIHYGDGDISAGIDVFWLPRQGSKTILISPLEQVRLIHALLTNQLPFSEKAQSALKKIMLIRKTERGAFYGKTGSGFNQARGAFNLGWFVGYVEVERKTYAFTCMIQGENASGKVAREIVEDILKSKKLL
- a CDS encoding methyltransferase domain-containing protein; translation: MIHKDHFEAQVHPDWWRHIFTSLYLKTDGDVVNDPGITGKEVSLILDTLKVQPDAHVLDLCCGQGRHSLEIARRGFKNIDGLDRSHYLIQRAKSQGKKEALPVRFKEGDARKLPYPSDSFDVVTILGNSFGYFESVQDDMRVLKEVARVLKPWGKLLIDVTDGDYLREHFEPRSWEWMDEKHFVCRERSLSLDGQRLISRELINHTQKGLIADHFYAERLYSKESLTNLLKHAGFSDTMFHAEVSPESQRNQDLGMMQRRFILTTTIKKQWAAQKKKKEQTKEVVVIMGDPSKPDALKPLCIFDDDDFYTIDQLKNALRQIDRYKITYLNNHNTLIHDLARIKPKVDFVFNLCDEGFNNDPRKELHIPSLLEIMGFRYTGSGPQCLAYCYDKSLVRGIAKEMGIAVPEAFFIRPEETSFELPFNFPVIAKPNFGDSSFGITTRSVSYTIEELVNAISEIRSKIGYEKPILVEEFLTGKDLSLGIIGNAPESYMVLPIIEEDYSGLPESLPKICGYEAKWLPDSPYATVKSIPAQISEETKKLLEEWCVMLFERLECRDYCRFDWRLDANGNPKLLEVNPNPGWCWDGHLAKMSAFSEIDYPKMIETILAEAEKRFSRETEMVVEKPLAPAGVS
- the pyrE gene encoding orotate phosphoribosyltransferase, which gives rise to MAISSEELLAIFKSTEALLDGHFLLTSGKHSPNYFQCAKVLQYPEHLQRLCGELANFFRDKKVDAVISPALGGVVVGTEVGRQLGVRTLFAERKDGEMTLRRGFEIRPGERFLVVEDVITTGGSIKEVIALLTEAGAEVAGAGSIVDRSNGKAKIADVQFSLLQMEVVMYEPDDCPLCKQGLPLVKPGSRTGTSPKAS